A portion of the Microbulbifer agarilyticus genome contains these proteins:
- a CDS encoding sensor histidine kinase: MAKRFFQSFFRRIYLFAFAALLCGVWLTNLMLQSHFESDDLNYFTRIASNVAKMREDPTHAPVNLEEFSRIFAPNNPARFVQADQMPAVCANCELIDIVDDIRYYRASNELFIAVLPEDSEGQNLVLSFNGWEDEDNGLVISTLIVTVTILFSIAIHWPLQYLRNTINSLIRVYREFGNGNLSARANESIDAPLDNLARNFNLMATDIEEGVREREVFAQAIPHEVRTPLSRIRLANGLLRKSQPAESQQELLNDIDGYIDDIDELITQIVELSRLNTNREEQTNSSEQIHLEGFIQQRVNALTPPPHIQVRVAVPSFTAVNAQPSYLRLILDNLLSNALKHAESMVCIAVSAISTGVEITVEDDGPGIPSTQRDTVFVPFARLDASRSRKTGGLGLGLTIARAAARRIQGSIQIDTSHQFGGAAVTIDLPQTAA, translated from the coding sequence ATGGCTAAACGTTTCTTTCAGTCATTTTTTCGCCGTATTTACCTGTTTGCATTTGCGGCACTGCTGTGCGGAGTCTGGCTGACAAACCTGATGTTGCAGTCACACTTTGAGAGTGACGACCTGAATTACTTTACGAGGATTGCCAGCAACGTCGCCAAAATGCGGGAAGACCCCACTCATGCACCCGTTAACCTTGAAGAGTTTTCTCGTATTTTCGCGCCCAATAATCCGGCTCGTTTTGTCCAAGCGGATCAAATGCCGGCGGTTTGCGCCAATTGCGAACTGATAGACATTGTCGACGACATACGCTACTACCGGGCCAGCAATGAATTATTTATTGCCGTATTACCCGAAGATTCAGAGGGCCAAAATCTGGTTCTGTCATTCAATGGTTGGGAAGATGAAGACAATGGCCTGGTTATATCGACACTGATTGTCACGGTAACCATTTTGTTCTCAATCGCCATTCACTGGCCTCTTCAATACCTGCGTAACACCATTAACAGTTTGATTCGGGTATATCGAGAATTTGGCAATGGGAATCTAAGCGCACGCGCCAATGAAAGCATCGATGCACCACTGGATAATCTGGCAAGAAACTTCAATCTCATGGCGACCGATATTGAGGAAGGCGTACGCGAACGAGAGGTTTTTGCCCAGGCAATCCCACATGAAGTGCGTACCCCCCTGAGCCGGATTCGCCTTGCCAATGGACTTCTGCGCAAGTCCCAACCCGCAGAATCACAGCAGGAACTGCTCAACGATATCGACGGATATATCGACGACATTGATGAATTGATTACGCAAATCGTGGAGCTGAGCCGCCTCAACACTAACCGGGAAGAGCAAACGAATTCCAGCGAGCAGATTCATCTCGAGGGCTTTATTCAGCAGCGCGTAAACGCATTAACACCGCCCCCTCACATTCAAGTGCGTGTGGCGGTTCCCTCATTCACTGCGGTTAACGCGCAACCCAGCTACCTGCGACTGATACTGGATAACCTGCTGAGTAATGCCCTAAAGCACGCGGAATCAATGGTTTGCATTGCGGTATCCGCGATCTCTACGGGCGTAGAAATTACGGTAGAAGACGACGGCCCCGGTATCCCTTCGACACAACGAGATACGGTGTTTGTGCCCTTCGCACGACTCGACGCCAGCCGCAGCCGCAAAACCGGTGGCCTGGGGTTGGGGCTCACCATTGCCAGGGCCGCTGCGCGCAGGATTCAGGGAAGTATTCAAATAGATACCAGCCATCAATTTGGCGGTGCGGCAGTCACGATTGACCTGCCCCAGACGGCGGCGTGA
- a CDS encoding tRNA-queuosine alpha-mannosyltransferase domain-containing protein — protein sequence MRILLLSAYDAESHRRWRRGLVAAFPDWHWTVLTLPPRYFSWRIRGNSLSWGMGAERPVLEQPYDLLIATSMTDLSALRGLVPSLAALPTLIYFHENQFAYPKSGQAHQSVEPQILNIYTALCGDKIAFNSAFNRRTFLDGAAALLNKLPDQVPPRVVEQIAERSLVLPVPLENDLFTPPQAPREAFAGLTISWAARWEYDKGLDRLVRILDGLESSGVDYQLNLLGQSFRTVPAEIGEIQSRFAHRLQRVGYIEDLNEYRALLAASDVFLSTAYHEFQGLAAMEAAALGASPLVPNAMAYPELYPDSCLYDSEAAAMQRLRSVAGRKGTEGARSAVTMAQYSWEHCRAAYSDLIQSIVSSV from the coding sequence ATGCGCATACTGTTGCTGTCAGCCTATGATGCGGAGAGCCACAGGCGATGGCGCCGCGGGCTCGTGGCTGCGTTTCCCGATTGGCACTGGACGGTACTGACTTTGCCGCCGCGCTACTTCAGTTGGCGCATACGGGGAAACAGTCTGAGTTGGGGGATGGGTGCCGAGAGGCCTGTACTGGAGCAGCCCTACGACTTGCTCATCGCCACGTCCATGACCGACCTTTCCGCACTCCGCGGCCTGGTGCCGTCGCTCGCAGCTCTCCCCACCCTGATCTATTTTCACGAAAACCAGTTCGCTTACCCGAAAAGTGGCCAGGCGCATCAGTCGGTGGAGCCACAGATCCTCAATATCTATACCGCGCTCTGTGGCGACAAAATTGCTTTCAATTCTGCGTTTAACCGTCGCACCTTTCTCGACGGGGCCGCGGCCTTACTCAACAAGCTGCCAGATCAGGTGCCGCCGCGGGTTGTCGAGCAAATTGCCGAGCGGAGTCTGGTGCTGCCGGTTCCCCTCGAAAATGATTTGTTTACTCCTCCACAAGCACCCCGCGAGGCGTTTGCGGGGCTAACAATCAGCTGGGCTGCACGCTGGGAGTACGATAAAGGGCTCGACCGCCTTGTACGTATACTCGATGGACTTGAATCGTCAGGGGTTGATTACCAGCTTAATTTACTCGGCCAGTCGTTTCGCACGGTGCCGGCAGAGATCGGTGAGATTCAGAGCCGATTCGCGCACCGTTTACAGCGGGTAGGGTATATTGAAGACCTGAACGAATACCGTGCACTGTTGGCGGCCAGCGACGTCTTTTTGTCGACCGCTTACCACGAATTCCAGGGTTTGGCCGCGATGGAAGCGGCAGCGCTCGGCGCGTCACCGCTGGTGCCTAATGCCATGGCCTACCCAGAACTTTATCCAGATTCCTGCCTGTATGATTCTGAAGCGGCAGCAATGCAGCGCTTGCGGTCGGTCGCAGGTCGCAAGGGGACTGAGGGCGCCCGCTCAGCAGTAACCATGGCCCAATACAGCTGGGAACACTGCCGAGCCGCCTACAGCGACCTGATTCAGTCCATTGTCAGCTCAGTTTAG
- a CDS encoding NAD(P)-dependent oxidoreductase, with protein sequence MKATVAFIGLGVMGYPMAGYLSRAGYQVRVYNRTGSRASQWLEAYQGEAFATPAKAAEGAEIVFACVGNDDDLRQVTVGPDGAFAGMAPGSLFVDHTTASANVARELADMAAEHQLGFLDAPVSGGQAGAENGALTIMVGGSEADFLRAKPLLDCYARAVNLLGPVGSGQLCKMVNQICIAGLVQGLSEGLHFARAAGLDPEQVVEVISKGAAQSWQMENRYKTMLAGDYEHGFAVDWMRKDLAIVQDEARRNGALLPVTALVDQFYSEVQALGGNRWDTSSLFARLENVRKFD encoded by the coding sequence ATGAAGGCAACTGTCGCGTTTATCGGCCTTGGTGTCATGGGTTACCCCATGGCGGGCTACCTTTCCCGGGCCGGGTACCAGGTTCGGGTTTACAACCGTACCGGAAGTCGGGCCAGCCAGTGGCTTGAAGCGTATCAGGGGGAAGCGTTTGCAACGCCTGCCAAGGCTGCAGAAGGGGCTGAGATCGTCTTTGCCTGTGTGGGTAACGATGATGATCTGCGTCAGGTAACGGTGGGCCCAGACGGCGCGTTTGCTGGCATGGCGCCGGGGAGTCTGTTTGTGGATCACACCACCGCGTCCGCCAATGTGGCGCGCGAACTGGCAGACATGGCCGCGGAACACCAACTTGGCTTTCTGGATGCGCCGGTATCCGGTGGTCAGGCAGGGGCCGAAAACGGGGCGCTCACAATCATGGTCGGTGGTAGTGAAGCGGATTTTCTGAGAGCCAAACCTTTACTGGACTGCTATGCGCGCGCAGTAAACCTGCTCGGGCCGGTGGGCAGTGGTCAACTGTGCAAGATGGTGAACCAGATATGCATTGCCGGGTTGGTGCAGGGTTTGTCGGAAGGGCTGCACTTCGCCCGCGCCGCAGGCCTCGATCCGGAGCAGGTAGTGGAGGTGATTTCCAAAGGCGCCGCACAAAGCTGGCAAATGGAAAACCGCTACAAGACTATGCTTGCGGGCGATTACGAGCACGGCTTTGCAGTGGACTGGATGCGTAAAGATCTGGCAATCGTTCAGGATGAGGCGCGCCGCAATGGGGCTTTGTTGCCAGTAACTGCGCTTGTCGACCAGTTTTACAGCGAAGTGCAGGCTCTTGGTGGCAACCGTTGGGATACCTCCAGCCTGTTTGCGCGCCTGGAGAATGTGCGCAAGTTTGACTAA
- a CDS encoding undecaprenyl-diphosphate phosphatase, with product METFQIVILALIQGITEFLPISSSAHLILPNQVLGWPDQGLAFDVAVHFGSLMAVLIYFRKDVWHLICDGLGGFKTGQFSDEGRLAWLIVLATIPAGLVGLAFKDFIETHLRSSAVIAATTIIFGLLLWWADVYGKRLDGLSKLNWKKALMIGAAQALALIPGTSRSGITMTAGLMLGMKREAAARFSFLMSIPVIALSALLLTLELLDTQAVPWGSIFLGVILSGISAYLCIHFFLQFISRIGMAPFAIYRLLLGAVLIWLIVSA from the coding sequence ATGGAAACTTTTCAGATCGTTATCCTCGCGCTTATTCAGGGGATTACCGAATTTTTGCCCATTTCCAGCTCCGCGCATTTGATCTTGCCGAATCAGGTGCTGGGTTGGCCGGATCAGGGCTTGGCGTTTGATGTGGCCGTGCATTTCGGTTCTTTGATGGCGGTACTTATTTACTTCCGCAAGGATGTTTGGCATTTGATCTGCGATGGCCTGGGTGGCTTTAAAACCGGGCAGTTCAGCGATGAGGGGCGGCTCGCCTGGCTTATTGTTCTGGCTACCATTCCCGCCGGGTTGGTGGGCCTCGCGTTTAAAGATTTTATCGAAACCCACCTGCGGTCATCGGCCGTCATTGCGGCTACCACGATTATCTTTGGCCTGTTGCTGTGGTGGGCAGACGTCTACGGTAAACGACTCGATGGTTTGTCCAAGCTGAACTGGAAGAAGGCACTGATGATCGGTGCTGCACAGGCCCTTGCGCTTATCCCCGGGACTTCGCGCTCCGGTATTACCATGACGGCCGGGTTAATGTTAGGTATGAAACGGGAGGCGGCAGCGCGCTTCTCTTTCCTGATGTCGATTCCCGTTATCGCCCTGAGTGCGCTCCTGCTGACCCTTGAGCTCCTCGATACGCAAGCAGTGCCTTGGGGCAGTATTTTCCTTGGCGTGATCCTGTCTGGAATTAGCGCTTATCTGTGTATTCACTTTTTCCTGCAGTTTATTAGTCGCATTGGTATGGCACCTTTCGCCATTTATCGCTTGCTGTTGGGTGCGGTACTGATCTGGCTGATTGTTTCAGCCTGA
- the tsaB gene encoding tRNA (adenosine(37)-N6)-threonylcarbamoyltransferase complex dimerization subunit type 1 TsaB produces MKILAVDTTSGACSVALYDQGQVKERFVRAERDHTRRLLPMVEQVLGESGYSLGQLDSLAVSQGPGSFTGLRIAISCVQGLAFSADLPVVPVSSLAALALGAVRENPDWATRQMPVLAALDARMQEVYWGLYDVTKPGHALLPDQVSSPEQVIASLESAGYVTAGESGVDQGKAALLAAGPGWGYPELAELNPRELLLDAGIHAQDIAVLAADLWQQGKQVSADTLQPAYLRNEVTWKKRERIRPSK; encoded by the coding sequence TTGAAAATCCTGGCTGTCGATACTACCTCTGGTGCCTGTTCTGTGGCCCTGTATGACCAGGGGCAAGTAAAAGAGAGGTTTGTCCGGGCCGAGCGTGACCATACTCGCCGGCTGCTGCCCATGGTGGAGCAGGTACTGGGGGAGAGTGGATACAGTCTGGGTCAGCTGGACAGTCTGGCGGTGAGCCAGGGCCCCGGTTCGTTTACTGGCCTGCGTATCGCGATTAGCTGCGTACAGGGGCTGGCGTTCTCTGCGGACCTTCCGGTTGTCCCTGTTTCGAGCCTTGCTGCACTGGCTCTGGGGGCGGTGCGAGAGAATCCGGATTGGGCGACACGACAAATGCCTGTTTTGGCTGCGCTGGATGCGCGGATGCAAGAGGTGTATTGGGGCTTGTATGATGTGACCAAGCCGGGACACGCGCTGTTGCCGGATCAGGTATCATCCCCGGAGCAGGTGATTGCTTCACTAGAGTCTGCCGGATATGTGACTGCGGGTGAATCCGGTGTGGATCAGGGTAAGGCCGCGCTGCTCGCGGCAGGTCCCGGTTGGGGATATCCAGAACTCGCTGAATTGAATCCTCGGGAGCTGCTGTTGGATGCCGGGATTCACGCGCAGGATATTGCTGTGCTCGCTGCGGATTTGTGGCAGCAAGGAAAGCAGGTCTCCGCCGACACACTGCAACCCGCATACTTGCGTAACGAAGTTACCTGGAAAAAGCGCGAGCGGATTCGACCATCCAAATAA
- the hemH gene encoding ferrochelatase, whose product MAHAIILMNLGTPAEPTPSGVRQFLRDFLSDPRVVEIPRPIWAMILNLFILPFRPAKIAPAYREIWSQGLDGEAVTGSPITYYTQRQVALLQQRFDAATPGQFTVTYAMTYGAPSLKETVMRLQEEGASGFTLLPLYPQYSATTTGAIYDQVADIMRRSRNVPDISVVHEYWQHPGYIAALANSVREHWEKHGAAEKLLMSFHGIPKANVRKGDPYYQHCCGTAELLAESLQLPRDKWEITFQSRFGKAEWLQPYTDKTLIEWGQNGVASVDVICPAFSADCLETLEEIAVENRANFIDAGGAEYRYIPALNARADHMQALEAIVRDRLPAAVFHQTNA is encoded by the coding sequence ATGGCGCACGCGATTATCCTGATGAACCTGGGCACTCCAGCGGAACCGACCCCAAGTGGGGTTCGACAGTTTCTCCGGGACTTCCTGTCCGACCCGCGGGTTGTAGAAATTCCTCGTCCCATTTGGGCGATGATTCTGAATTTGTTCATTCTGCCGTTTCGGCCCGCCAAGATCGCCCCGGCGTATCGCGAGATCTGGAGCCAGGGGCTAGATGGAGAAGCCGTTACCGGATCGCCAATCACCTATTACACACAGCGGCAGGTGGCCCTTTTGCAGCAGCGATTCGATGCTGCTACGCCGGGGCAATTTACTGTGACCTATGCGATGACCTACGGGGCTCCGTCCCTCAAAGAAACGGTGATGCGGTTGCAGGAAGAGGGCGCATCTGGGTTCACCCTCCTGCCGCTTTACCCGCAATATTCCGCGACGACTACGGGCGCTATCTACGATCAGGTGGCGGACATCATGCGCAGATCCCGCAATGTTCCCGATATCTCGGTGGTACACGAATACTGGCAACACCCTGGGTACATTGCGGCGTTGGCGAATTCCGTGCGTGAGCACTGGGAAAAACACGGTGCCGCAGAAAAGCTCCTGATGTCGTTTCACGGGATTCCCAAGGCGAACGTCCGCAAGGGCGACCCGTATTACCAGCACTGCTGTGGTACCGCGGAACTCCTGGCGGAATCCTTGCAGCTTCCGAGGGATAAATGGGAAATCACTTTTCAATCCCGCTTTGGTAAAGCGGAATGGTTGCAGCCCTATACCGATAAAACTCTGATTGAGTGGGGGCAAAATGGCGTTGCCAGTGTTGATGTCATTTGCCCGGCGTTTTCGGCCGACTGTTTGGAGACCCTGGAAGAAATCGCGGTGGAGAATCGCGCTAACTTTATTGATGCGGGTGGTGCGGAGTACCGATACATTCCCGCACTCAACGCCCGTGCGGATCATATGCAGGCTCTGGAGGCTATTGTGCGTGATCGATTGCCTGCGGCCGTTTTTCATCAAACAAATGCATAA
- the adk gene encoding adenylate kinase codes for MRIILLGAPGAGKGTQAQFITEKFGIPQISTGDMLRAAVKAGTPLGLEAKDVMAAGKLVSDDLIIALVKERIAQDDCANGFLFDGFPRTIPQAQALLDADVSIDNVLEIAVDDEEIVQRLSGRRVHEGSGRVYHLVYNPPKNEGVDDVTGEALVQRADDTEETVRNRLSVYHEQTEPLVGFYRELAQRAPETAPKYSKVEGVGSMDDIREKVIEALS; via the coding sequence ATGCGAATCATTCTTCTGGGCGCGCCTGGCGCCGGTAAAGGGACTCAAGCCCAGTTCATCACCGAGAAGTTTGGAATTCCTCAGATTTCTACTGGCGACATGCTGCGCGCTGCCGTCAAGGCCGGCACTCCGCTGGGGTTGGAAGCCAAAGACGTAATGGCCGCGGGTAAGCTGGTATCCGACGATCTGATTATCGCCCTGGTTAAGGAGCGTATCGCTCAGGATGACTGCGCGAATGGCTTCCTGTTCGACGGTTTCCCTCGCACCATCCCTCAGGCCCAGGCGCTGCTGGATGCCGATGTATCCATCGACAACGTGCTCGAAATTGCCGTTGATGACGAAGAAATCGTTCAGCGCCTGTCGGGCCGCCGCGTGCACGAAGGTTCTGGCCGTGTATACCACCTGGTTTACAACCCGCCCAAGAACGAAGGCGTGGACGATGTAACCGGTGAGGCGCTGGTACAGCGTGCCGATGACACCGAAGAAACTGTGCGCAACCGTCTGTCGGTTTACCACGAGCAGACTGAGCCGCTGGTTGGATTCTACCGTGAGCTGGCGCAGCGCGCGCCGGAAACTGCGCCCAAGTACAGCAAGGTAGAAGGCGTAGGCTCCATGGATGATATCCGTGAAAAAGTGATTGAGGCGCTGAGCTAA
- the mazG gene encoding nucleoside triphosphate pyrophosphohydrolase, producing MKQNYSVEDLQYLMAQLRNPDGGCPWDLKQSFATIVPSTIEEAYEVAEAIEQEDFEHLHEELGDLLFQVIFYAQLGREEGHFDFARVVDTLVRKLVRRHPHVFPSGELYGDNATAEIDEQQVKANWEAIKAAERQEKGEGGTLDGVAAGLPALTRAAKLQKRASQVGFDWPEIDGVLGKVEEELRELREAIASGDREHASEELGDLLFSCVNVARHLKQDPESALRMSNRKFEQRFGAVEAALRARDLQPTDVSLEELDRLWDAAKSAGSDSAEA from the coding sequence ATGAAGCAAAACTACAGCGTTGAAGATCTTCAGTACCTGATGGCCCAGCTGCGGAACCCCGATGGTGGTTGCCCCTGGGACCTCAAGCAGAGCTTCGCCACCATCGTCCCCTCGACGATTGAGGAGGCCTACGAAGTGGCCGAGGCGATTGAGCAGGAAGATTTTGAACACCTGCACGAAGAGCTTGGGGATTTGCTTTTTCAGGTTATCTTCTATGCGCAACTCGGGCGTGAAGAGGGGCACTTTGACTTTGCCCGTGTGGTTGACACTCTGGTACGTAAGCTAGTGCGCCGGCACCCGCATGTATTTCCGTCGGGTGAACTTTACGGTGACAATGCCACCGCGGAGATTGACGAACAGCAGGTAAAGGCGAACTGGGAAGCGATTAAGGCTGCGGAAAGGCAGGAGAAGGGCGAGGGCGGCACTCTGGATGGTGTGGCCGCGGGATTGCCGGCGCTCACCCGAGCGGCGAAGCTCCAGAAACGCGCTTCACAAGTCGGCTTCGATTGGCCGGAAATTGACGGTGTGCTCGGCAAGGTCGAAGAGGAATTGCGCGAGCTGCGCGAGGCAATCGCCAGTGGTGATCGCGAGCATGCCAGTGAAGAGCTCGGAGACCTACTGTTTTCCTGTGTCAATGTGGCGCGTCACCTGAAGCAGGACCCCGAAAGTGCCTTGCGCATGAGCAATCGAAAATTTGAGCAGCGCTTCGGCGCCGTAGAGGCCGCGTTGCGTGCTCGGGACCTGCAGCCTACCGACGTTTCTCTGGAGGAGTTGGACAGGCTGTGGGACGCGGCGAAAAGTGCCGGAAGTGACTCAGCAGAAGCGTAA
- the relA gene encoding GTP diphosphokinase, with protein sequence MVQVRKNYPRLADGTLDREAWLRHIQSMAQLDGGTVVTLRKAVEMSEDAEQRAIEAENIWAEGASSFLTGLEMVEILADLQIDGEALCAAMLYRAVREKRLPLKTVEAEMGETIAKLIRGVLRMAVIRSRSADTGEENQSGAVEEHSENIRRMLVALVDDVRVALIKLAERTCAIRAAKNADEAKRRRVAREVADVYAPLAHRLGIGHIKWELEDLAFRYLEPDDYMQIARLLDEKRLARQEYIDDVLSLLRNELHKADIDGEVFGRAKHIYSIWRKMRRKNIGFSQVYDIRAVRILVPTVRDCYAVLGIVHNLWRNIPNEFDDYIASPKENGYRSLHTAVIGPDRKVLEVQIRTFAMHEEAEYGVCAHWRYKGTDKKSGQLEGQDGYEQKISWLRQVLDWHEEVGGNPLQDDLQASDVDTRIYVFTPDGHVVDLPKGATPLDFAYRIHTEIGHRCRGAKVDGRIVPLNHELQTANQVEILTGKRESPSRDWISRSMGYITTSRARAKVIHWFKQQARDQNIAEGRSILDGEFKQLALPDFDYEKLAQKLNMHSLDDLYAAVGAGDIGVGQVLNAAQRMVKVQQDEPVLSLTAPVAREGQADVYIDGVGNLMTHIAGCCNPLPGDEIMGYITLGRGVSIHRKDCANMLRMQADEPERILQVEWSEKPTEVYAVEIMVEAYDRHGLLRDVTTMLDSQRINITAMQTHSNKNKHTVDMVITAEIHNFEELSQVLHRINQLPNIASAKRRILH encoded by the coding sequence TTGGTACAGGTTAGAAAAAATTATCCGCGCTTAGCTGATGGCACCCTGGACCGGGAGGCATGGCTTCGCCACATCCAGTCCATGGCCCAGCTCGACGGCGGTACCGTCGTCACTCTGCGCAAAGCCGTGGAGATGAGTGAGGACGCGGAACAGCGGGCCATCGAAGCGGAAAATATCTGGGCGGAAGGCGCGAGCAGTTTCCTTACCGGCCTGGAAATGGTGGAAATTCTCGCGGATCTGCAAATTGACGGCGAGGCGCTGTGTGCGGCCATGCTGTATCGCGCAGTGCGAGAGAAGCGTTTACCGCTGAAAACCGTTGAAGCGGAAATGGGCGAGACCATCGCCAAACTTATTCGCGGCGTATTGCGCATGGCGGTGATTCGCAGCCGCAGCGCCGATACCGGTGAAGAAAATCAGAGCGGTGCGGTTGAAGAGCATTCGGAAAATATCCGCAGGATGCTGGTGGCGCTGGTTGATGATGTGCGGGTTGCGCTAATCAAGCTTGCCGAACGCACCTGTGCCATTCGCGCGGCAAAAAATGCGGATGAAGCCAAACGGCGCCGGGTTGCTCGCGAGGTGGCCGATGTCTACGCGCCTCTGGCGCACCGACTGGGTATTGGGCATATCAAGTGGGAGCTTGAGGACCTGGCATTTCGCTATCTCGAACCCGATGACTATATGCAGATTGCGCGTCTGCTGGACGAAAAGCGCTTGGCGAGACAGGAGTATATCGACGATGTACTGAGCCTGTTGCGCAACGAGCTGCACAAGGCGGATATCGACGGCGAAGTATTTGGGCGCGCAAAGCACATCTACAGTATCTGGCGGAAAATGCGCCGGAAAAATATCGGGTTCTCACAGGTCTACGATATCCGCGCGGTGCGCATTCTTGTCCCTACTGTGCGCGACTGTTATGCGGTTTTGGGTATCGTTCACAATCTGTGGCGAAACATCCCCAATGAATTCGATGATTACATTGCCTCACCCAAGGAAAATGGCTACCGCTCTCTGCACACCGCGGTAATCGGCCCGGATCGCAAAGTGCTCGAAGTCCAGATCCGTACTTTCGCCATGCACGAAGAGGCGGAGTACGGGGTGTGTGCCCACTGGCGCTATAAGGGGACCGATAAAAAATCGGGCCAGCTGGAAGGCCAAGACGGCTACGAGCAAAAAATTTCCTGGTTACGTCAGGTATTGGACTGGCACGAAGAGGTGGGCGGCAATCCGCTGCAGGACGACCTGCAAGCCAGCGATGTCGACACACGTATCTACGTTTTCACACCAGATGGACACGTGGTGGACCTGCCCAAGGGCGCGACCCCCCTCGACTTCGCCTACCGCATTCACACCGAGATCGGCCACCGTTGCCGCGGAGCCAAGGTGGACGGGCGCATTGTGCCACTCAACCACGAGCTGCAGACGGCCAATCAGGTAGAAATTCTGACCGGCAAGCGGGAGTCCCCCAGTCGTGACTGGATCTCGCGTAGCATGGGCTATATCACCACTTCCCGTGCCCGCGCCAAGGTGATTCACTGGTTCAAGCAGCAAGCGCGGGATCAGAATATCGCGGAGGGCCGCTCGATCCTCGATGGTGAATTCAAGCAGCTGGCACTCCCGGACTTTGATTACGAAAAGTTGGCGCAGAAACTCAATATGCACTCGCTGGACGACCTCTATGCGGCCGTTGGGGCGGGGGATATTGGTGTGGGCCAGGTTTTGAATGCGGCGCAACGCATGGTCAAAGTGCAACAGGACGAACCAGTCCTTTCACTGACGGCGCCGGTTGCCCGCGAAGGGCAGGCGGATGTCTATATTGATGGTGTGGGCAACCTGATGACCCACATTGCCGGTTGCTGTAACCCGTTACCGGGCGACGAGATCATGGGGTATATCACGCTTGGTCGCGGCGTTTCCATTCACCGTAAAGACTGCGCGAATATGCTGCGTATGCAGGCAGATGAGCCAGAGCGGATTCTGCAGGTGGAATGGTCAGAGAAGCCCACGGAAGTTTATGCCGTAGAAATTATGGTGGAGGCCTACGATCGACACGGCCTGTTGCGGGATGTCACCACCATGCTGGATAGTCAGCGGATCAATATTACGGCAATGCAGACCCACTCCAACAAAAACAAGCACACAGTGGATATGGTCATTACCGCCGAAATTCATAACTTTGAAGAATTGAGCCAGGTATTGCACCGTATTAACCAGTTGCCGAATATCGCTTCAGCGAAACGGCGCATATTGCACTGA
- the cysM gene encoding cysteine synthase CysM: MDFPTDYPTIADCVGNTPLVRLQRIPGQTSNTLLLKLEGNNPAGSVKDRPALSMITRAEARGQIRPGDTLIEATSGNTGIALAMAAAIKGYRLILIMPESATDERKAAMAAYGAELILVTSEQGMEGARDLALQMQAEGQGLVLDQFSNLDNPQAHIDSTGPEIWRQTGGRITHFVSSMGTTGTIMGCGRYLKQQNPDVQIVGLQPTEGSAIPGIRRWPQAYLPKIFVPQEVDRVMDIGQAEAETMTRRLAREEGIFCGVSSGGAVAGALRLSAEVENATIVAIICDRGDRYLSSGLFNAGQQT, encoded by the coding sequence ATGGATTTTCCGACGGATTACCCGACGATTGCCGATTGTGTTGGTAACACCCCTCTGGTGCGCTTACAGCGTATTCCGGGGCAGACCAGCAATACTCTACTACTGAAACTGGAAGGCAATAATCCAGCTGGGTCGGTAAAAGACCGCCCGGCGCTTTCCATGATCACCCGCGCAGAGGCTCGGGGACAGATTCGTCCCGGCGATACCCTGATCGAGGCTACCAGTGGCAACACGGGTATCGCATTGGCGATGGCAGCCGCAATTAAAGGCTATCGACTCATCCTCATTATGCCCGAAAGTGCTACCGATGAGCGCAAGGCCGCAATGGCGGCCTACGGAGCAGAGTTGATTCTTGTTACTTCTGAGCAGGGGATGGAAGGCGCGCGCGATCTGGCATTACAAATGCAAGCCGAAGGCCAGGGGTTGGTACTGGATCAATTCTCCAACCTGGACAATCCGCAGGCGCATATCGATAGCACCGGGCCCGAGATTTGGCGTCAGACCGGCGGGCGGATAACACACTTTGTTTCCTCCATGGGCACCACCGGCACCATTATGGGCTGTGGCCGCTATCTCAAACAGCAGAATCCGGATGTCCAAATCGTTGGCCTGCAGCCGACCGAAGGTTCTGCGATTCCAGGCATTCGCCGCTGGCCCCAGGCTTATTTACCTAAAATATTTGTCCCGCAGGAAGTTGACCGGGTGATGGATATTGGTCAGGCGGAGGCGGAAACCATGACCCGCCGACTGGCTCGTGAAGAGGGCATTTTTTGCGGAGTATCCTCCGGCGGTGCCGTTGCCGGGGCATTGCGACTTTCTGCTGAAGTGGAAAACGCTACTATCGTGGCGATTATTTGTGATCGCGGCGATCGCTACCTCTCCTCGGGTCTGTTTAACGCCGGCCAGCAAACATGA